Proteins from a genomic interval of Blastopirellula retiformator:
- a CDS encoding WD40 repeat domain-containing protein, whose product MQTGLQSRKADCPLCGTALQRDEDSIRDLWNCHSCGLSIEVAQQRDPLPELAPARSGPLCDDEPDEDQLDRWLAGKPIERKAAPISLRLSRWAQENWGAVTCFLIALLGVSAIAAHSMQSSVVAQRQLADERVAHQTTQKLAQERDEELRLLVDSAQIKSRALGKQLDQARLDARRDLSLRLADEATRLEQAAPQRSLMLAAESVQIARDSRHFPAAGAVQVLFDQLQDQSLIRPTGHSDAIRSIAFSNDGTLWASGGDDNRAILHSLDGRRISIPLEAHWSRVSQVKFSPNSRQLATASFDASICLWDVSSSEVAQSPVVLSGHDERVLSIDFSADSRWLLSGAQAAPGSPSEILLWDLQAKGQPQVVQTLGQHFGRVHAAQLSPDGRWAFTSSADGFVQLWRLNPKSGDRMTVAMRAQHGLTDRVVFSADSSQLVTVSESGRGGECVVRRWELGEMIRPDTIATFKIMPLAADVDFAKGNVAIGGERGDLKVINWNLGTTTPVFGHEQPIQLIRFLPDGALASVDEHGLVRRTILGGEDEVALGVKLPQVAGHIEAAAISADGQWVAVTNDKREVMIRQLDPLILTGVAFDRLQSVIGGVEVIAAQPSEDLR is encoded by the coding sequence ATGCAAACGGGGCTACAGAGTCGCAAAGCTGATTGTCCGCTCTGCGGAACAGCGCTCCAGCGCGACGAAGATAGCATCCGCGATTTGTGGAATTGCCACAGTTGCGGCTTGTCGATCGAAGTTGCGCAACAGCGCGATCCGCTACCAGAGCTGGCGCCCGCCCGCAGCGGACCGCTGTGTGATGACGAGCCGGACGAAGATCAGCTTGATCGTTGGTTGGCCGGCAAGCCGATCGAGCGGAAAGCGGCGCCGATCTCGCTCCGTCTTTCTCGCTGGGCCCAAGAAAACTGGGGAGCGGTTACCTGTTTTCTGATCGCGCTACTGGGCGTCTCGGCGATCGCGGCCCATTCCATGCAAAGCAGCGTCGTCGCGCAGCGGCAATTGGCGGACGAACGAGTCGCCCATCAAACGACGCAGAAGCTGGCCCAAGAGCGCGACGAAGAGCTTCGGTTGCTGGTCGACTCGGCCCAGATCAAATCGAGGGCGCTCGGCAAACAGCTTGATCAAGCGCGGCTTGACGCCCGCCGCGATCTCTCGCTGCGACTAGCCGACGAAGCGACGCGGCTTGAACAAGCGGCGCCGCAACGTTCGCTGATGCTCGCGGCCGAATCGGTCCAGATTGCCCGCGATTCGCGACATTTTCCGGCGGCCGGCGCCGTGCAGGTGCTATTCGACCAGCTGCAAGACCAATCGCTGATTCGCCCAACCGGGCACAGCGACGCGATCCGCTCGATCGCGTTCAGCAACGACGGCACGCTGTGGGCCAGCGGCGGCGATGACAATCGCGCGATCTTGCACAGCCTTGACGGCCGGCGGATTTCAATCCCGCTGGAAGCCCACTGGAGCCGCGTCAGCCAGGTCAAATTCTCTCCCAACTCGCGGCAATTGGCGACCGCCAGCTTTGACGCTTCGATCTGCTTGTGGGACGTCAGCAGCAGCGAAGTGGCGCAGTCGCCGGTCGTGCTGTCTGGGCATGACGAACGGGTCCTGTCGATCGACTTCAGCGCTGACTCTCGTTGGCTCCTCTCGGGCGCCCAAGCGGCGCCCGGCAGCCCGAGCGAAATCTTGCTGTGGGATCTGCAGGCCAAGGGACAGCCGCAAGTGGTGCAAACCTTGGGGCAGCACTTCGGGCGCGTCCATGCGGCGCAGCTCAGCCCTGACGGACGTTGGGCGTTTACCTCGTCGGCCGACGGATTCGTTCAGCTGTGGCGGCTGAACCCGAAGAGCGGCGACCGGATGACCGTCGCGATGCGGGCTCAGCATGGACTGACCGATCGGGTCGTCTTCTCGGCCGATAGCTCGCAACTGGTGACTGTCTCGGAAAGTGGTCGCGGCGGCGAGTGCGTCGTTCGCCGATGGGAACTGGGCGAGATGATCCGCCCCGACACGATCGCCACCTTCAAGATCATGCCGCTGGCGGCGGACGTTGATTTCGCCAAAGGAAACGTCGCCATCGGTGGCGAACGGGGCGATCTGAAAGTCATCAACTGGAACCTCGGCACGACCACGCCGGTCTTCGGTCATGAACAGCCAATCCAGCTGATCCGCTTCCTGCCGGATGGCGCCTTGGCGTCGGTCGATGAGCATGGTCTGGTTCGCCGGACGATTCTCGGTGGCGAAGATGAAGTGGCCCTCGGCGTCAAGTTGCCGCAAGTCGCTGGTCATATCGAAGCGGCCGCGATTTCGGCCGACGGACAGTGGGTCGCGGTGACCAACGACAAGCGCGAAGTGATGATCCGCCAACTCGATCCGCTGATTCTGACCGGAGTCGCCTTCGATCGTCTGCAGTCGGTCATCGGCGGCGTCGAAGTCATCGCCGCGCAGCCCAGCGAAGACCTTCGCTAA
- the mch gene encoding methenyltetrahydromethanopterin cyclohydrolase translates to MNLNQRAFELAQAIVDQPEQYQAAILTAECGVQLIDVGVNAPGGQEAGRKLAEVCLAGLADVNFTLGSLEGIPLDVHVKTEQPVVACMGSQYAGWKILHGDFFAMASGPMRAIAGKEPLITKLDLAESADVAVGVLETSQLPPDDVCREIAKQCGVEPSQLRLLVARTASIAGHVQIVARSVETALHKLHELKFDLRKIVKAEGFAPLPPIAANDVQGIGRTNDAILYGGQVTLWVDADDEQILEAGQQLPSNSSPAYGTPFEKILRDANFDFYQIDPMLFSPAQVTLMNVNNEQLHTFGETSEPLLKESFEL, encoded by the coding sequence TTGAACCTGAACCAACGCGCCTTTGAACTCGCCCAGGCGATTGTCGATCAGCCTGAGCAATACCAGGCCGCCATTCTGACCGCCGAATGCGGCGTGCAGTTGATCGATGTCGGCGTCAATGCGCCCGGTGGACAAGAGGCGGGCCGCAAGCTGGCCGAGGTTTGCCTGGCGGGACTGGCCGACGTCAACTTCACGCTCGGCAGCCTGGAAGGGATTCCGCTGGATGTGCATGTCAAAACCGAGCAACCGGTCGTCGCCTGCATGGGTTCGCAATACGCCGGTTGGAAAATCTTGCACGGCGATTTCTTCGCGATGGCGTCGGGGCCGATGCGGGCCATCGCCGGCAAAGAGCCGCTAATCACCAAGCTCGACCTTGCCGAGTCGGCCGACGTGGCGGTTGGCGTGCTCGAAACGTCGCAGCTGCCCCCCGACGACGTTTGCCGCGAGATCGCCAAGCAATGCGGCGTCGAGCCAAGCCAATTGCGGCTGCTGGTCGCCCGCACCGCCAGCATCGCCGGTCATGTGCAGATCGTCGCGCGGAGCGTTGAAACGGCGCTGCACAAACTACACGAACTGAAGTTCGACCTGCGCAAGATCGTCAAGGCCGAAGGCTTCGCGCCGCTGCCGCCGATCGCCGCCAATGACGTGCAAGGGATCGGCCGCACCAACGACGCGATCCTCTATGGCGGGCAAGTAACGCTGTGGGTCGACGCCGACGACGAACAGATCCTGGAAGCGGGACAGCAACTTCCCAGCAATAGCTCGCCGGCGTACGGCACGCCGTTCGAGAAAATCTTACGGGACGCCAACTTCGATTTCTATCAGATCGATCCGATGCTCTTCAGCCCAGCGCAAGTGACCTTAATGAATGTGAACAATGAGCAATTGCACACGTTTGGGGAAACGTCGGAACCGCTGCTGAAAGAAAGCTTCGAGCTGTAG